GAGCTAAACCTATTCCTTCTTGGGAAGGTACCAATCTATAGGTAGTTTTTCCTAGACTGTCGTTAAATTCCAAAATGGCATTCTTCTTGTTCTTGTTAGCCAAGCAATAAAAAATAGAGCCCACTATTGCAGTACTTGCAAAACCAATAATTTGAGCCGTAGTGCTTTTATCTTCATTTTCATTGACTAAATACCATATACCAAAACCTAAGTTGGCCGTGCGGTAATAAAAGTTACGCCATACTGCTTTTTGGCTTTTGACCAATAAACTTGGGAGGCCGGATTGTTGTCCATTGCCATAGCAAATTCCTTCCATGTCATTTTTTCCTTATCCTGATAAAATTGGTTACCCCACGCACCTTGAAAAACAGTAATCTCTTGGGCGGACATATTTGAGGTGAAAAAGGTAATAACGGATAGAATTAAAAATTCTTTTATAGTTTTCATGCAGATATCATTTTTGATTAGTTAAAATAAATTTTATAAACAAAAAATAAAATAGTGGAAGTTTAGTATTTTTTTATGATTATCGATAGGACTATAATTCTACAGGACCGTCAGTACTATATTTCTAAATCGTACAGTTCCCAAGCCAGCCGCTTGCAATGCAATATAGCCTTTGCCCAAATCGTCATTTTCCAAATCGGCCGTGAGGTTTCCATTTATCCATGCCTTAATTCTATTTCCTTTACATCTAATCGTATAGGTATTCCATGTATTTGTGGTTTCAACATACAAAATCGGTTTTGCCCTGGATACTATTGCTCCCGTCCTTTCATTTTGATCGGGATGATCATCCCAAATGTTAATCTCGTAACAATCTGTGTAACTTAGTTCGGATTCAGAACACCGAACAAAAATTCCTGAGTTTATGGTTTCGTCGGGATAGAACTGCAGCTCAAGTTCAAAATCTTCGTAAACCTCTTTTGTCATGATAAAGCCTGAACCTCTTAGTAGTGTTGCTGTAATTTCATCATCGGAAAACTCCCATTTGGCATCACCTTTCTGTATCCAATCCCTATTACCATTATTTTCGAATAGCGGCACACCTTGCTGACAAGAGGTGTAAGATAAAACAAGGCTTACGAAAAAAATTAATTTCAAATATTTCATCTACTGCAGTTCCAAAAAATTAACTACATTTTCATAGTAAATTTTTCTTAAAACATCCTCTGATAATCCCAGACCGATATTTTTTTGACCGCGCTCTGCAACGGAATCTTTGGAGCTTACATACGTCCATAAACGATTGTAGTCATTTTGAAGGTCCTGTTCTTCATCTTCGAGTTCTATTTCTGTTTTCCCTTCTTGTGGACTAGAGTTCCCATAATCTGTTCCAAAGAAAATGCGGTTCTGATACTTTTCAAAAAATCCACTAACCTTATCGGAATCCTGACCTACCAAATCGCCAAAACGAGCAGCGGTTTCCACATACATATTCGGAAATTTATCCAAGCGTTCCGCAACCATATCCACATCATGGGACATACTTCCTAAATGCGCACATAAAATCTTTAAATCAGGGTTGCGGGAAATCCAATTGTCCCGGGCTTTAATAATGGTTTCATAGGAAGGTATTTCAGGATGTTGGAAAGCATGGTATTCCGGATTGTTCTTATAATAGCCATAGTGTGGATTGTTAGGATCGTCCAAAGGACGCCAAGCTTGTACCGGTTCTCCTATATGCGCCATTACGGGAATTTTTTGGGCTTCCAGGAAATCCCATATGGGCTGCAATCTCTCATCATCTATTTGTATAAACTTACCGGATGCATCTTTTGTTACCATTCCAAAGTTCTTCCAAACTTTAACCATCCGAGCCCCTTGTTCAATTTCATGTTTTAAGCGATCAATTTGTCTATCGGCAAAATCCGGTGCATCAATCCCTACGCCAATTAAAGAAGTGCAGAGAAAAAATAAATCTGGTTGAGCTTGGGAAAGAATAAGATATTCATCCCAACTACGCCCAATACCTAGAGAATCTGCTTTGGACACATCTACAAGTATTCCCTGCATATTCCATTTGTTGAAAAAGTTCTTAAAATAATCCCGTTCATATTTAAAGTGCGCATGGACGTCAATTTTTTTAATGGTTTCTTGCCTCAGAGAAGTGGTTTCAGCTTCTTCTGACCCATTTTGTTTTTTTTCGGACTTACAGGCCATTAAAGCAACAAGTGCAATAATGATATACTTGGCGTTTTTCAAAATTAAAGGTTTTAGGTTGCTTCTTTAAATATACAGAAACAATCAAATTCTATGAAAGACTATCGTTGAAGTTTTCAGTTAAAAATATTTGAATTATCTCATCAAGTTCGTCCTGAACATTTGGATTTGTACAGTTTACGAGTATTGAAAAAACCATTTTTTCATTGGGATAGACAAAAAAGTTGGAATATCCTCCTATTCCATTTCCGATATGCCCAAAGTAGGGCCTTCCCTTAATATCTTCACTGACCTGCCACCCTAGGCCGTAATAAGTCGGTTCTCCGTTGATGATTTCCGAAGTCAAAAATTGGCCTAAAACGGAATCATTTGAAACTTTTTTCTCCAAATAAGCTTGTCCCAGTTTGGCAATGTCCGACGATGTGGATAGGTATCCTCCCCCGGCAAGCTTATAAAAATTATTCACTGAAATAGCTTTTCGGAAACCGTCCCGGTTTTTGGTATAAAAACTGGAAATTTCTTCAGTTTGTTCGCGTGGAGTTGAGAATTCTTTGTTATTTTCTGAGCCAAACTCGGCTCCGATTGACTTTACAATAGGTGCTGGAGTAAATGTATTGGACATCCCCAAAGGCTTCAAAACTGTTTGATGAACATATTGCTCAAAAGGAATTCCGCTGGCCTCCTGCATTGCCAATGAAATTAGTACCCAGTCGTAACTATTATAGAAGTAACCCGTTCCAGGTTCAAAAAGCAAATCATCTGCTGCAAAGACTTCGATACTTTCTTTGATTGAGTAAGGTTGGTTCAACCCATATTCTGTTCCACGGTATCCTCTAATACCTGCGGTATGGCCCGCCAAGTTACGGATGGTAAAATCCCATTTCTTTTTAGGATAGTAGGGTACGTATTTATAAAAAGAAGCATCCAAATCTATAATTCCCTCAGAAACCATCTGTGCTAGAGCGGTAGCGGCAATAGGTTTGGAAACACTGGCAATACGGAATATAGAGTTTTGCGGATCCACAAACTTTTTGGTATCTAAGTCAGCGTAACCAAATCCTTTTCGAAAAACAACCTCTCCTTCTTTAATAACCGTAATAGCTAACCCAGGTACTCTACGTTCTACAATTAAGTTCTGCAAAATAGTATCAGCTCTTAACAAGCCCATTAATTTGGAGTCACTTCCTAGAAAATGTTTCGAGGCAAAAAGATTTAAGATAAATTTTTTGATAGGGTTCATAACCTCATTATGAATCTAGCCTTATAATCTAGACATTTTAAACTTTTCTAATCACAAGCTTTTGGACTTTGTTTTATGCCCATCCCCACCGAACCCTCTGGTATATAGCCATCTTCCACTTAACCAGAAAGGGGATTTTATACATTAATCTTTAAAAATCAACTTACCATTAAAAAGCTCCTCTACCTCAATGACAGATGGCCGGTTAAAGCTAATTACATTTCCGTAACCGCGAATTGTACCTCTTATCGCCGATTCGGGAAGTATCAACAAGTCATTGGAACCTCGGTGATTTAAATTAATGTTTTGGGCAATGAGGTTTTCCGCTTCTATTCGTGAATCACCTGCAGCTACATTTAAGCTGAGATTTTCAGTTGTTCCCGATAGTTTGAAATAGGCAATGCCATTGACAACAACGCTTACGGAAGTAGCGTTCAATGTCATATCGAATTCGCCATCCGTAGTTTCCGCTTCTGGCTCATTAAAGCTTTCGGAGAACAAGGCAAGGTTTGGGTAATCAAGAACTCCGTCACTTTTTATGGCAAGGCCAGTGCTACTCCGTATTTGCGTAATATTTGGAGATGTTACATAAATTGTGGTCACACCATATTCTCGGAAGAAATTACAACCATTTTCATTCCGAAGTACAAGTCTATCCCCTTCTACCACTACGCTTACTTCCTCCCTTAAAAACTCTCCGGTTTCTATTTCAACTTTTTGGATATCGCCCTGTTTTAAAACCAAGGCTACTTTCTCAAAGACAGTAATTTTGTCAAAATTAGGAAGCATTATTTCCTGTCTAACCAAATCCCCTGCATTTTGCAAGCAGTCGGGAGCAGCGTCTGTAGAACAGGAGGAGATGCAGATGAGTATAGGAAGAATGATAAGGGCCATTCTCTTAGCTCGAGAAGACACTCCCATACTTCCCCTAAAAGAAAAATCTATTCTAATTTTGTGACTAACCATTTACTCTTTACACTTTTACTTTAAAAACGAAATCCAACTCCAAATTCTAAGGCTTCGGCTGCCGCCCCGTGGGATTTTAACGTTATCGAACCAAATACGGTTTCACCAAAATATCGTTTTAAACCTACCCTATTGTACAATCGCCCTTCAAAATCAAATGGATAATATACGTAATAACCCAGCTGGGTGATGACACTCATTTTATTAATGAACAACTCATGTCCTATGAACACACCGGCCCTTTTAAAATCATCATCTGCCGAAACATTATTTTCAGGAAAGGCAATGGATTGAAACCGAATAAGTTCTTTCAAGAAATTAGAAAAAAAGATGTCCGTTCCCAATTGAATGGCGCTTTTTCTCCCCAGGCGTTTTTCGGCATATCCTGAAAGCACAATAAATCCATACTGTCCCGACCCAATTTCATCACTCTCATTTAAGCCACTTCTAAAAACAAAATTATATTTAATCGGTTCTTTAATTTTTTCATTTTCGGTTTTGCCTATATATTCAAGTTCCACTCCCTCATCCAAATCATAAACCAAACCAGCGTTAAAAGCGAAAGTATTCGTTGAAGTATTGGGCGCCCTAAAATTGGCATTTGAATAATGAATAAGCGATATCCCCGCTTTGATACCCAATCCTTTAAAAATATTCTCTTTGTGATAATTCAGCATTAAATAAGTGGAACTCATAAAGTCGGAACCATAGGCATTATTCCTAAAATTTGTCTCACGGTCATAAGGATTGGTGTTATAAGCAATTCCTTGACCAATTCTAAATTGTACGTTCCGTTTTAGTAGATAAAAATTATAGTGGGCGTAAAGTCCAAAGTTTCTTCCCAAGGTTTCGCTGTTCATATCTTGATAAATGAACGAAGCACCATAATCCGGATAGTTATACAATGCCTCCCACTCCTGTGACCCGTAGGTTTTTCTATTTAAACCTAGAATTACCCCGCCGGGATGATCAGTTATCAAATGTGTAATATCCGTATTATGAAGCAGTACGGAACCATAAAATTGATTAGCGTCTACGGTAAACTTCTTCACCTCAGTATTTTCCTGAGAATAAGAAATAGAAACCCAAAAAAGTAGGCCAATAAGGAACTTAAGTTTCATGGGATTCAAAGGTAGTTATGAAGTAGGAAACACAAGGTATAAGAGTTATAAAAAGTGAAGGTTATCGAAACTATTTGAAAGACACTTGAAAACTCGTACCTAAAAAATCTCCTGTGCTATCGCCTTTATATTATCGGATTTACCCATAGAATAGTAATGTAATACAGGTACCCCGGCATCTCTCAATTCCCTTGATTGTTGAACTCCCCATTCAATTCCTACTTGACGAACGGCCTTATTATCCTCACAGGCATCAACGGCATCGATCAAATCTTGCGGAAGATCGATACGGAAAATCTGGGGGAGTAGCTGCAAATGTCGCTTGACCGCAATAGGTTTGATCCCAGGAATAATGGGCACATTAATTCCCATATCTTTTACCGCATCAACAAAATTAAAATACTTTTTATTATCAAAGAACATTTGGGTCACTACATAATCTGCTCCCGCGTCCACTTTTTCTTTCAGCCGTTTCAAATCCGATTGTAATGACGGAGCTTCCAAATGTTTTTCTGGGTAACCCGCTACCCCAATACAAAAATCAGCGCAATCATCCGTCTCAATGACTTCATGAAGATATTTGCCACAGTTCAGATTTTGAATTTGCTTGACAAGGCCATTTGCGTACTTATGACCTCCTTTTGTAGGTTCAAAATATTGTTCCTCTCTCATGGCATCACCCCTCAAAGCCATTACGTTATCAATGCCTAAATAATGACAGTCAACCAACAAATATTCGGTTTCCTCTTTCGTGAATCCACCGCAGAGCACATGTGGAACGGTATCTACATCGTATTTATGTTTAATGGAAGCACAAATTCCCACCGTGCCGGGTCGCATTCGCGTGAGTTTTTTGTCCAAAAGACCATCACGATCTATGTAAACATACTCTTCACGAGAAGTGGTCACATCAATAAATGGAGGTTTAAATTCCATCAATGGATTAATATTATCGTACAATTCTTGAATATTGCGTCCTTTTACAGGAGGAATTATCTCGAAGGAAAACAAGGTCTTTCCGTTAGCCTCTTTTATATGATCTGTTACTTTCATACTTAAAACAAATTAGTCATCGGCAATGTTAGGTGCCAGCCATTTTAATGCTTTCTCCATCGAAATGCCTTTTCGTTCCGCGTAATCCTTGACTTGATCTTCCTTTATTTTACCCAATCCAAAGTAAAGCGCTTCGGGGTTTCCAAAATAATAACCCGAAACGGAAGACGCTGGCCACATTGCCAAACTCTCCGTCAATTTTACACCAATTTTTTCCTCAACTTGTAGCATTTCCCAAATCGTCAATTTTTCCAAATGATCAGGACAGGCCGGATAACCAGGTGCCGGCCGTATTCCCTTATACTTCTCTTCAATTAAAGCTGCATTGTTAAGATTTTCATTAGCCGCATACCCCCAGTGTTTCGTTCGGATTTCTTTATGCAAATATTCAGCGAAAGCTTCTGCCAATCTATCTGACAAGGCTTTTACTAGTATTGAATTATAATCGTCCAAATTCGTTTCATATACAGCGGCCAATTCCTCTGTCCCAAAACCTGTAGTAACACAAAAACAGCCGATATAATCTTGTTCACCGGTTTCTTTAGGAGCTATAAAATCGGCAAGCGCATAATCCGGAACGCCTTCCTTGCGCTGCAATTGTTGGCGTAGCGTTCGGAAAATGTAACTCTTTTTCACCTACGTTAACTTGAATATCGTCATCCATAATCGAGTGGGCAGGAAAAAGTCCAAAAATGCCTTTGGCCTTCAATTTTTTCTCTTTCAATATTTCCGCTAACATTTTCTGGGCATCTTCAAAAAGTTCCGCGGCTTGTGGGCCTACAATATCATCCTTAAGTATATCAGGATATTTTCCATGCAACTCCCAGCTTCTAAAAAATGGTGTCCAGTCAATGAATGGAACCAATTTTTCGAGCTCCAAATCCTCGATTATTTGAATTCCCAACTTATTCGGCTTCACAATTTCGGAAGTGTTCCAATCAATTCGGAATTTATTTCGTCGCGCCGCTTCAAGGGTTTTGTATTCTTTGTGTTGCGAGCGATTCAGAAATTTTTCCCTGCAAACATCATAATCCGCTTTTACCGATTTTTTATAGCTATCAGAGGTTTCTTTTTGTAATAAATCCCCGACCACGGTAACGGCACGGGAGGCATCATTGACATATACTACGGCCTGACTGTATTGTGGGTCGATTTTAACGGCAGTATGTGCTTTACTGGTCGTTGCCCCGCCTATCAATAATGGAACCTTAAAATTCTGCCGTTCCATTTCCTTTGCGAGGTGCACCATTTCGTCGAGAGATGGCGTTATCAAACCACTTAATCCGATAACATCTACGTTGTGTTCAATAGCCGAAGCAATTATTTTTTCTGGGGGAACCATAACGCCCAAATCAACAATTTCATAGTTGTTACAGGCCAGTACAACACTCACGATGTTTTTACCAATGTCGTGTACATCACCCTTTACGGTCGCCATCAATATTTTTCCTGCTCCTTTCTTATCCCCCGCTTGCGGATTCAAGAGCTTCTCCTCTTCAATATATGGCAAGAGATGCGCCACGGCCTTTTTCATCACTCGGGCCGACTTTACGACTTGTGGCAAGAACATTTTTCCGCTTCCAAAAAGGTCGCCGACAACATTCATACCGGTCATCAAATGACCTTCAATAACCTCGATAGGCTTATCGGAAGCTTGTCGAGCCTCTTCGACGTCCTCAACAATATATTGGTCGATACCTTTAACCAAAGCACGCGTGATTCTATCCTGCAACGGTTCTTCACGCCATGACAAATCGACCTTGTTTTCTTTGGCCTTTCCTACCACCGATTCAGCGAAATCGATCAACCGCTCGGTAGCATTGTCCCTGCGATTCAGCATTACGTCTTCTACACGTTCCAACAAATCTTTTGGGATGTCATCGTAAACCTCCAGCATGGTTGGGTTTACGATACCAATGTTCATTCCTGCCTTTATTGCATGATAAAGAAAAACTGAATGCATGGCCTCTCGTACAGGGTTATTTCCCCTAAAAGAAAATGATACATTGCTCACGCCTCCACTTACACTTGCATACGGTAAATTTTCACGCACCCATTTGGTCGCCTCGATAAAATCCAGGGCGTTACGCTTATGTTCATCCATTCCAGTTGCTACTGGAAAAACATTCAGGTCAAAAATGATATCCTCAGGAGGAAAACCAACCTTATTGACTAGAATGTCGTACGATCGTTTCGAAATTTCGATGCGGCGGTCATAGCTATCGGCTTGGCCGACCTCATCGAAGGCCATTACGATGACCGCAGCTCCATATCTTTTTATCAACTTAGCATGATGAATAAACTCAGCTTCCCCTTCTTTCAGACTAATGGAATTCACTACGCATTTGCCCTGCACAACTTGTAATCCCGCCTCGATGATTTCCCATTTAGAACTATCAATCATGATGGGCACTCTAGCGATATCTGGTTCGGCAATAACCAAATTCAAGAACTTGACCATGGCCGCCCTTCCATCGATTAGGCCATCGTCCATATTAATATCGATTATCTGCGCTCCACCTTCGACCTGATCTCGGGCAATGTCCAAAGCCTCTTCAAACTTTTCTTCTTTGATTAAACGTAGAAACTTTTTTGAACCGGCCACATTAGTCCGTTCGCCCACGTTTATGAAATTGCTTTCGGGAGTGACGACTAGTGGCTCTAAGCCGCTTAACTTTAGGCATCTAGTTGTTAGTTGTCGATTGTCGGTTGTCGGTATTTGTGAATTGCCTTGAGTCATCAATTATTCTTTTTGTAATATTTGATAAATCCGTTAATGAGTTTTTTACATTTTAAAATCTGTTTGAATAGATTATCAGAATCTTCCTTTTTCAGGTATCCTTGGTCTAATGCAATGAACAATTGGGTTTCCAATTCGTACAAAGACCCGCGAGAAATATACAAAAACTGAATGGTATC
This sequence is a window from Maribacter aestuarii. Protein-coding genes within it:
- a CDS encoding 3-keto-disaccharide hydrolase → MKYLKLIFFVSLVLSYTSCQQGVPLFENNGNRDWIQKGDAKWEFSDDEITATLLRGSGFIMTKEVYEDFELELQFYPDETINSGIFVRCSESELSYTDCYEINIWDDHPDQNERTGAIVSRAKPILYVETTNTWNTYTIRCKGNRIKAWINGNLTADLENDDLGKGYIALQAAGLGTVRFRNIVLTVL
- a CDS encoding amidohydrolase family protein, coding for MKNAKYIIIALVALMACKSEKKQNGSEEAETTSLRQETIKKIDVHAHFKYERDYFKNFFNKWNMQGILVDVSKADSLGIGRSWDEYLILSQAQPDLFFLCTSLIGVGIDAPDFADRQIDRLKHEIEQGARMVKVWKNFGMVTKDASGKFIQIDDERLQPIWDFLEAQKIPVMAHIGEPVQAWRPLDDPNNPHYGYYKNNPEYHAFQHPEIPSYETIIKARDNWISRNPDLKILCAHLGSMSHDVDMVAERLDKFPNMYVETAARFGDLVGQDSDKVSGFFEKYQNRIFFGTDYGNSSPQEGKTEIELEDEEQDLQNDYNRLWTYVSSKDSVAERGQKNIGLGLSEDVLRKIYYENVVNFLELQ
- a CDS encoding serine hydrolase domain-containing protein → MNPIKKFILNLFASKHFLGSDSKLMGLLRADTILQNLIVERRVPGLAITVIKEGEVVFRKGFGYADLDTKKFVDPQNSIFRIASVSKPIAATALAQMVSEGIIDLDASFYKYVPYYPKKKWDFTIRNLAGHTAGIRGYRGTEYGLNQPYSIKESIEVFAADDLLFEPGTGYFYNSYDWVLISLAMQEASGIPFEQYVHQTVLKPLGMSNTFTPAPIVKSIGAEFGSENNKEFSTPREQTEEISSFYTKNRDGFRKAISVNNFYKLAGGGYLSTSSDIAKLGQAYLEKKVSNDSVLGQFLTSEIINGEPTYYGLGWQVSEDIKGRPYFGHIGNGIGGYSNFFVYPNEKMVFSILVNCTNPNVQDELDEIIQIFLTENFNDSLS
- a CDS encoding head GIN domain-containing protein, encoding MVSHKIRIDFSFRGSMGVSSRAKRMALIILPILICISSCSTDAAPDCLQNAGDLVRQEIMLPNFDKITVFEKVALVLKQGDIQKVEIETGEFLREEVSVVVEGDRLVLRNENGCNFFREYGVTTIYVTSPNITQIRSSTGLAIKSDGVLDYPNLALFSESFNEPEAETTDGEFDMTLNATSVSVVVNGIAYFKLSGTTENLSLNVAAGDSRIEAENLIAQNINLNHRGSNDLLILPESAIRGTIRGYGNVISFNRPSVIEVEELFNGKLIFKD
- a CDS encoding acyloxyacyl hydrolase — translated: MKLKFLIGLLFWVSISYSQENTEVKKFTVDANQFYGSVLLHNTDITHLITDHPGGVILGLNRKTYGSQEWEALYNYPDYGASFIYQDMNSETLGRNFGLYAHYNFYLLKRNVQFRIGQGIAYNTNPYDRETNFRNNAYGSDFMSSTYLMLNYHKENIFKGLGIKAGISLIHYSNANFRAPNTSTNTFAFNAGLVYDLDEGVELEYIGKTENEKIKEPIKYNFVFRSGLNESDEIGSGQYGFIVLSGYAEKRLGRKSAIQLGTDIFFSNFLKELIRFQSIAFPENNVSADDDFKRAGVFIGHELFINKMSVITQLGYYVYYPFDFEGRLYNRVGLKRYFGETVFGSITLKSHGAAAEALEFGVGFRF
- the metF gene encoding methylenetetrahydrofolate reductase [NAD(P)H], which codes for MKVTDHIKEANGKTLFSFEIIPPVKGRNIQELYDNINPLMEFKPPFIDVTTSREEYVYIDRDGLLDKKLTRMRPGTVGICASIKHKYDVDTVPHVLCGGFTKEETEYLLVDCHYLGIDNVMALRGDAMREEQYFEPTKGGHKYANGLVKQIQNLNCGKYLHEVIETDDCADFCIGVAGYPEKHLEAPSLQSDLKRLKEKVDAGADYVVTQMFFDNKKYFNFVDAVKDMGINVPIIPGIKPIAVKRHLQLLPQIFRIDLPQDLIDAVDACEDNKAVRQVGIEWGVQQSRELRDAGVPVLHYYSMGKSDNIKAIAQEIF
- a CDS encoding four helix bundle protein; the protein is MEYTELEVWKEARVLVNNVYQISKDFPREEMYGLTSQICRCAVSIPSNIAEGCGRRTSADTIQFLYISRGSLYELETQLFIALDQGYLKKEDSDNLFKQILKCKKLINGFIKYYKKNN